A single genomic interval of Pseudomonadota bacterium harbors:
- a CDS encoding site-specific DNA-methyltransferase, translating into MYTPNDIYEGDARNIADNITHESVALSVWSPPYHVGKEYERDMSFLEWKNLLGRVIASHAGVLKPGGFLVVNIADILCFKDPSIPRIMAENVSRRKRSDITREMVLEALAQNPGASRHKIAKLLGCSEQTVDRRLKGNNIRGGKYETQTRVKLVCGLLEEFAYDSGLYLYDRRVWVKDAAWENSRWHTMSYRAVDEFEHLLYFWKPGITKVDKTRLARDEWVAWGSRGIWTIPSVRANDDHEAKFPLEVPRRVIQLLTDRDDLVLDCFAGSGTSGVAAILERRRFLGIEINPSYVHLARKALRAAQDQMRQESLDLRIAQTSLRYVA; encoded by the coding sequence ATGTACACGCCTAACGATATTTATGAAGGCGATGCGCGGAACATCGCCGATAATATAACGCATGAGTCCGTTGCTCTAAGTGTGTGGTCGCCGCCGTATCATGTCGGCAAGGAGTATGAGAGAGATATGTCTTTCCTAGAGTGGAAGAACCTCCTCGGGCGTGTTATAGCGAGTCATGCAGGAGTCTTAAAACCAGGCGGTTTCCTAGTCGTTAATATCGCCGATATCCTGTGCTTCAAAGATCCGAGCATTCCGAGAATAATGGCTGAGAATGTATCGAGGCGAAAGCGGTCGGATATCACACGGGAAATGGTCTTGGAGGCGTTGGCGCAAAACCCAGGTGCAAGTCGCCATAAAATAGCGAAATTATTGGGTTGTAGTGAACAAACCGTCGACCGAAGGTTAAAGGGAAACAATATCCGTGGCGGGAAGTATGAGACACAGACTCGTGTGAAGCTTGTGTGCGGCCTATTAGAAGAGTTTGCTTATGATTCCGGGCTTTACCTTTATGACCGTCGCGTTTGGGTAAAGGACGCCGCATGGGAGAATTCCCGGTGGCACACGATGAGCTACCGCGCGGTCGATGAATTTGAGCACCTGCTGTATTTCTGGAAACCTGGAATTACAAAAGTAGACAAAACGCGCTTGGCAAGAGATGAATGGGTTGCTTGGGGTTCCAGGGGAATATGGACGATCCCGTCGGTTCGCGCGAATGACGACCATGAAGCAAAGTTCCCACTTGAGGTACCGCGCAGGGTCATTCAGCTACTGACAGACCGGGATGACCTGGTGTTAGATTGTTTTGCTGGAAGTGGCACCTCAGGTGTCGCTGCAATTCTTGAGCGTAGACGCTTTCTTGGGATTGAAATCAACCCAAGTTACGTTCAT
- a CDS encoding NrdJb: protein MTKKFDQRIVKYSVVTAETSAAKEPQDNVIQMHEKVERPEMLLGSTYKIKTPLSEHALYVTINDIVLNEGTAHELRRPFELFINSKNMDHFQWIVALTRIVSAVFRKGGDVTFLVEELRSVFDPKGGYFKKGGRFMPSLVAEIGDVLESHLRMIGLLKDNKPDAHQKKLIDEKRAEYQRSQQLSGPSAADEFPGDAELCAKCHTKAMVQMDGCLTCLNCGESKCG from the coding sequence ATGACTAAGAAATTCGACCAGCGCATCGTCAAATACAGCGTCGTCACTGCCGAAACCTCGGCTGCGAAAGAGCCGCAGGATAATGTGATCCAGATGCATGAGAAGGTCGAGCGCCCCGAGATGCTGCTGGGCTCAACCTACAAGATCAAGACCCCCCTTTCCGAGCACGCGCTCTATGTGACCATCAACGACATCGTGCTAAACGAAGGCACGGCGCACGAGCTGAGGCGGCCTTTCGAGCTTTTCATCAACTCCAAGAACATGGATCATTTCCAGTGGATCGTCGCGCTCACCCGCATCGTATCCGCCGTCTTCCGCAAGGGCGGCGATGTTACTTTCCTGGTCGAAGAGCTGCGTTCGGTGTTCGATCCGAAAGGGGGTTATTTCAAGAAAGGCGGGCGCTTCATGCCCTCGCTAGTCGCCGAGATCGGGGACGTGCTCGAAAGCCACCTGCGGATGATCGGCTTGCTCAAGGACAACAAGCCCGATGCGCATCAGAAAAAACTCATCGACGAGAAGCGCGCCGAGTATCAGCGCTCACAACAACTGAGTGGACCATCCGCTGCGGATGAATTTCCCGGCGACGCCGAGCTGTGCGCGAAATGCCACACCAAGGCCATGGTGCAGATGGACGGCTGCTTGACCTGTCTCAACTGCGGGGAGTCGAAGTGCGGGTGA
- a CDS encoding SfiI family type II restriction endonuclease, which translates to MPNGRLQDRYNPDHVETIWMAGRNAPSRGEDFRVRLSFSALGEKARWRVQTIEYDTNNKCILATSNG; encoded by the coding sequence ATCCCTAATGGCCGCCTTCAAGATCGCTACAATCCAGACCATGTTGAAACGATTTGGATGGCAGGACGTAATGCGCCTTCACGAGGAGAGGATTTTCGCGTCCGCCTGAGCTTTTCGGCTCTGGGCGAGAAAGCACGCTGGCGCGTCCAGACTATTGAGTATGACACAAATAATAAATGCATCTTGGCAACTTCGAACGGCTAA